The Megalops cyprinoides isolate fMegCyp1 chromosome 9, fMegCyp1.pri, whole genome shotgun sequence genome has a window encoding:
- the LOC118782754 gene encoding extracellular calcium-sensing receptor-like, giving the protein MMLLPLWLLLKLALSAQLVRAEEPVCRLLGVAEQPEFARDGDLVIGGIFSFHTGQDFYIDTFQTPPTPRPCKDLNFREFKFAYAMIFAIEEINRNTEILPDVTLGYKIYNDCGSMDILRAAMALVNGQAEIINTKGCTKPDTVQAIIGHSGSTPTLGFARIIGRFHIPVISHFATCDCLSNRKEFPSFFRTIPSDYYQSRALAQLVKHFGWTWVGAISSDNDYGINGMATFVQAAQEEGVCIEYSEAFLKSGPRNVLLRVVDVIKHSTSKVIMAFMTHREVKVLVEELHRQNITGLQWIGSDAWITDNSLADSEGHTALIGALGFVVRRARIPGLGQFLQEVHPSQYPQSSFLREFWETVFNCTLTPHSISDTRRLCTGTEHLRDIQNEFTDVSELRFTNNVYKAVYAVAHALHNLHTCEHSQGPFPSNSCADGINIQPWQVLHYLQTVNFKTKDGESVYFDSNGDSPATYELINLQSAEGTLMEIATIGYYDASQPKGQQFTMNNVSIIWGGGNEKVPVSVCSESCPPGTRKAVQKGRPVCCYDCVPCPEGEISNTTDAVDCMKCPLDYWSNIRRDTCVLKEIEFLSYGEIMGILLVLFSLIGVLFTTLTALIFYCYRDTPIVRANNSELSFLLLFSLKLCFLCSLTFIGRPSEWSCMLRHTAFGITFVLCISCVLGKTIVVLMAFRATLPGSNVMKWFGPLQQRLSVFTFTLIQVLICILWLTISPPFPNKNMQYYKEKIILECDVGSAVGFWAVLGYIGLLSVLCFVLAFLARKLPDNFNEAKFITFSMLIFCAVWITFIPAYVSSPGKFTVAVEIFAILASSSGLLFCIFIPKCYLILFKPEKNTKKHLMGKTSH; this is encoded by the exons ATGATGCTTCTCCCGCTGTGgctgctgctgaagctggcccTGAGTGCACAGCTAGTGCGGGCAGAGGAGCCCGTGTGCAGACTGCTGGGCGTAGCGGAGCAGCCAGAGTTTGCCAGGGATGGGGACCTCGTCATCGGGGGAATCTTCTCCTTTCACACCGGGCAGGATTTTTACATAGACACCTTTCAAACACCACCAACACCGCGGCCGTGCAAAGA tctgaatttcaGAGAATTCAAATTTGCTTATGCAATGATCTTTGCAATAgaggaaataaacagaaacactgaGATTCTGCCGGACGTCACCCTGGGATACAAGATCTACAACGACTGTGGTTCTATGGACATACTGAGAGCCGCAATGGCTTTGGTTAATGGCCAAGCAGAAATAATCAACACAAAGGGCTGCACTAAGCCAGACACAGTCCAAGCCATAATAGGACACTCTGGATCAACACCCACTTTGGGATTTGCAAGGATAATTGGAAGGTTTCATATACCAGTG ATCAGCCACTTTGCCACATGTGATTGTCTGAGCAACAGGAAAGAGTTCCCCTCATTCTTCAGAACCATTCCCAGTGACTATTACCAGAGCAGAGCACTGGCTCAGCTGGTGAAGCACTTTGGCTGGACCTGGGTTGGGGCCATTAGCAGTGACAATGACTATGGGATTAATGGGATGGCCACCTTTGTGCAGGCAGCGCAGGAGGAGGGAGTATGTATCGAGTATTCAGAGGCCTTTCTGAAATCAGGGCCACGCAATGTGCTGCTCAGGGTAGTTGATGTTATAAAACACTCCACCTCCAAGGTGATCATGGCCTTCATGACACATAGGGAGGTCAAGGtgctggtggaggagctgcacagACAGAATATTACAGGCCTGCAATGGATCGGCAGTGATGCCTGGATCACTGACAACTCCCTCGCTGACAGCGAGGGCCACACGGCTCTCATTGGGGCCTTGGGTTTTGTTGTCAGAAGGGCACGGATCCCCGGGCTGGGGCAGTTTCTACAGGAGGTCCATCCCTCTCAATATCCTCAAAGCTCATTTctcagggaattctgggaaacgGTGTTCAATTGTACTCTGACCCCACACAGCATCAGTGATACAAGGAGACTCTGTACTGGGACTGAGCATTTGAGAGATATACAGAATGAGTTTACAGATGTTTCAGAACTGAGATTCACCAACAATGTGTATAAAGCTGTGTATGCAGTGGCCCACGCCTTGCACAACCTgcacacatgtgaacacagccaGGGTCCCTTTCCCAGTAACAGTTGTGCAGATGGCATCAACATACAGCCATGGCAG GTCTTGCACTATCTACAAACTGTGAATTTTAAAACTaaagatggagagagtgtgTATTTTGACAGCAATGGAGACTCACCAGCCACATATGAACTCATTAATTTACAAAGTGCAGAAGGAACCTTGATGGAGATTGCCACAATTGGTTACTATGATGCATCACAACCTAAAGGACAGCAGTTCACTATGAATAATGTCAGCATCATCTGGGGAGGAGGCAATGAGAAG gttcctgtgtcagtgtgcagtgagagcTGTCCCCCAGGCACTCGCAAAGCCGTGCAGAAAGGGAGGCCCGTCTGCTGCTATGACTGTGTGCCCTGCCCTGAGGGAGAAATCAGCAATACCACAG ATGCAGTTGATTGTATGAAGTGTCCACTTGACTACTGGTCCAACATAAGAAGAGATACATGTGTTTTAAAGGAAATTGAATTCTTATCATATGGAGAAATCATGGGAATACTATTAGTATTATTTTCCTTGATTGGAGTCCTTTTCACCACATTGACAGCATTGATTTTTTACTGTTATAGAGACACTCCCATTGTCAGGGCCAACAACTCTGAGCTCAGTTTCCTGCTGCTCTTCTCATTGAAACTGTGTTTCCTTTGCTCCCTCACCTTCATCGGTCGGCCCTCTGAGTGGTCCTGTATGCTGCGCCACACAGCGTTTGGAATCACCTTTGTCCTCTGCATCTCTTGTGTTCTGGGGAAAACAATAGTGGTCTTAATGGCCTTCAGGGCTACACTTCCAGGCAGTAATGTCATGAAGTGGTTTGGGCCTCTGCAGCAGAGACTCAGTGTTTTTACTTTCACTCTCATTCAGGTCCTTATTTGTATACTTTGGTTAACAATATCCCCTCCTTTCCCCAACAAGAATATGCAGTACTACAAAGAAAAGATCATTCTGGAGTGTGATGTAGGATCAGCAGTGGGGTTCTGGGCTGTACTGGGGTATATtggtctcctctctgtcttgtgctttgtgctggctTTTCTGGCTCGTAAGCTGCCTGATAACTTCAATGAAGCCAAattcatcacattcagcatGCTCATATTCTGTGCAGTCTGGATCACCTTTATACCAGCTTATGTCAGCTCACCTGGAAAGTTCACTGtagctgtggaaatatttgccattttagcCTCTAGTTCTGGTTTACTCTTCTGTATCTTCATACCAAAATGTTACCTGATATTATTTAAACCTGAAAAGAAtaccaaaaaacatttaatgggaaaaacatcacattaa
- the LOC118782761 gene encoding extracellular calcium-sensing receptor-like: MAALIRAEDPVCKLLGEPEHPQLSKDGDIMIGGIFSFYSSWEDRELSYTEVPQPLQCTNLNLRAFQYAQTMIFAIEEINNNTDLLPGISLGYKIYDSCGSVATAVRAGLALANEYQDTTSAAPCSRTATVQAIIGETSSSPTVAISTSIGPFHIPVISHFATCACLSDKIKYPSFLRTIPSDYYQSKALAQLVKHFGWTWVGAIRTDDDYGNNGMAAFLKAAQQQGVCIEYSEPVFRTYSKEKFLRLIEIIKKSTSKVIVAFLSHMDMDVLLQELAHHNVTGYQWIGSESWISDSYIAKVEGHHVLSGAIGFSIAKATVTGLKDFLLDVLPLNSSGNVIFTKFWETLFGCKFPSENSNNHKVCTGTEDLNGVDNTYTDLSLMQIFNNVYKGVYAVAHTLHEISNCSNANVSNGETCVKELPEPQKFLQHLKKVRFKTKEGEEVYFDENGDPAAKYELVNWQENSKGQTEFVTVGLYDASLPEEEHLTLNNVSIVWAHKGQQVPVSVCSESCPPGTRKAEQRGRPVCCYDCVLCAEGEISNTTDSTVCVKCPSDYWSNKNRDECILKETEYLSYEEIMGILLTAISLLGTCITTIVVIIFFRYRKTPIVKANNSELSFLLLFALKLCFLCSLTFIGQPSEWSCMLRHTAFGITFVLCISCVLGKTIVVLMAFRATLPGSNVMKWFGPLQQRLSVFAFTLIQVLICILWLTISPPFPHKNMKHYKEKIILECDVGSAVGFWAVLGYIGLLSVLCFVLAFLARKLPDNFNEAKFITFSMLIFCAVWITFIPAYVSSPGKFTVAVEIFAILASSFGLLFCIFLPKCYIILLKPEKNNKKNLMGKMPSKSL; the protein is encoded by the exons ATGGCTGCATTGATAAGGGCAGAGGACCCTGTGTGTAAACTACTAGGGGAGCCTGAGCACCCACAGCTGTCGAAGGATGGAGATATCATGATTGGAGGCATTTTCTCCTTTTACAGCAGCTGGGAAGACAGGGAGCTGTCGTACACAGAGGTCCCACAACCACTACAATGTACCAA TTTAAATCTTAGAGCATTCCAGTATGCCCAGACGATGATCTTTGCCATAGAGGAGATCAACAACAACACAGATCTGCTGCCTGGCATCTCTCTCGGCTACAAGATTTATGACTCCTGCGGTTCTGTTGCCACAGCTGTGAGAGCAGGACTTGCCCTGGCTAATGAGTACCAGGACACAACCTCCGCTGCACCCTGTTCTAGAACAGCTACAGTTCAGGCAATCATTGGGGAGACCTCCTCCTCACCCACTGTCGCCATATCAACATCCATCGGACCTTTTCACATACCAGTG ATCAGTCACTTTGCTACCTGTGCATGTCTCAGTGACAAAATCAAATATCCATCATTTCTCAGAACAATTCCCAGTGACTATTACCAGAGCAAAGCACTAGCCCAGCTGGTGAAGCACTTTGGCTGGACCTGGGTTGGGGCAATCAGAACTGATGATGATTACGGAAACAATGGGATGGCTGCCTTTCTGAAGGCTGCCCAACAGCAGGGAGTCTGTATTGAATATTCAGAACCTGTTTTCAGAActtattcaaaagaaaaatttcTGAGATTGATAGAGATTATAAAGAAGTCCACCTCAAAAGTGATTGTGGCATTTCTCTCCCACATGGACATGGATGTGCTGCTGCAGGAGTTAGCCCACCACAACGTCACGGGCTACCAGTGGATCGGCAGCGAATCCTGGATCTCTGACTCCTACATAGCCAAAGTGGAGGGTCATCATGTCCTCAGTGGAGCGATTGGCTTTTCCATTGCTAAAGCCACGGTGACAGGCCTGAAGGACTTCCTGCTGGATGTTCTACCGCTCAATTCATCTGGCAATGTTATTTTCACAAAGTTCTGGGAAACGCTTTTTGGGTGCAAATTTCCCAGTGAGAATTCAAACAATCACAAAGTGTGTACAGGCACTGAGGATTTGAATGGGGTTGATAACACATATACTGATTTATCTCTGATGCAAATCTTTAACAATGTCTATAAAGGAGTGTATGCTGTGGCTCACACACTCCATGAGATTTCCAACTGCAGCAATGCCAATGTGTCCAATGGAGAAACATGTGTCAAGGAGCTACCAGAGCCACAGAAG TTTCTGCAGCATTTGAAAAAGGTGCGCTTCAAAACCAAGGAAGGCGAAGAGgtttattttgatgaaaatggaGACCCTGCAGCAAAGTATGAGTTAGTGAACTGGCAGGAGAACAGCAAGGGCCAGACTGAGTTTGTCACAGTTGGACTCTATGATGCTTCTTTACCCGAAGAGGAACACTTAACCCTGAACAATGTGTCCATTGTGTGGGCACACAAGGGCCAACAG gttcctgtgtcagtgtgcagcGAGAGCTGTCCCCCAGGAACAAGgaaggcagagcagagagggaggcccgTCTGCTGCTATGACTGTGTGCTCTGCGCTGAGGGAGAAATCAGCAATACCACAG ACTCTACCGTGTGTGTGAAGTGTCCTTCAGACTACTggtcaaacaaaaacagagatgaaTGCATTCTGAAGGAAACAGAATATTTGTCCTATGAGGAAATCATGGGAATATTGCTCACAGCCATCTCATTACTTGGAACTTGCATAACCACTATTGTGgtaattattttcttcagaTACAGAAAGACCCCTATTGTGAAAGCCAACAACTCTGAGCTGAGCTTCCTGCTGCTCTTTGCATTGAAACTGTGTTTCCTTTGCTCTCTCACCTTCATTGGTCAGCCCTCTGAGTGGTCCTGTATGCTGCGCCACACAGCGTTTGGGATCACCTTTGTCCTCTGCATCTCTTGTGTTCTGGGCAAAACAATAGTGGTGTTAATGGCCTTCAGGGCTACACTTCCAGGCAGTAATGTCATGAAGTGGTTTGGGCCTCTGCAGCAGAGACTCAGTGTTTTTGCTTTCACTCTCATTCAGGTCCTTATTTGTATCCTTTGGTTAACAATATCCCCTCCTTTCCCCCACAAGAATATGAAGCACTACAAAGAAAAGATCATTCTGGAGTGTGATGTAGGATCAGCAGTGGGGTTCTGGGCTGTGCTGGGTTATATtggtctcctctctgtcctgtgctTTGTGCTGGCTTTTCTGGCTCGTAAGCTGCCTGATAACTTCAATGAAGCCAAATTCATCACATTCAGTATGCTCATATTCTGTGCAGTATGGATCACCTTTATACCAGCTTATGTCAGTTCACCTGGAAAGTTCACTGtagctgtggaaatatttgccattttagcCTCCAGTTTTGGCTTactgttctgtatttttcttccaaaatgttacattattttactgaaaccagagaaaaacaacaaaaagaatttAATGGGTAAAATGCCATCAAAATCTCTGTGA